A single region of the Granulicella sp. L56 genome encodes:
- the glmM gene encoding phosphoglucosamine mutase codes for MKKLFGTDGIRGVAGQPPLDGPTVYAIGLALAHTLKATTHSPRVLLGMDTRESSDSIAAILTAGLTAGGATVESAGVITTPAIAFLTHTHRFATGIVISASHNPWQDNGIKLFGPDGFKLPDTTELAIEDEIFRHLETAAAPSNSNPQAPPVNEADRAEYIRFLLAAVPDLSLDNKRIVVDCANGAASSVAPQLFAGLGGEVVITHASPDGFNINEFCGALHPDVVAAEVVNQKASIGITFDGDADRALFADENGRVVNGDAVLLLAARDLQLRGLLTNDTVVATTMSNMGLEAALKRSGIAMLRANVGDKYVLEQMLSTGAALGGEQSGHIIFNGRSTTGDGLLTALLVLDTVHRSGKTLSELVADLKVFPQVIVNVKVREKKPLEAIPTVAEAIRAAEQELADSGRVVIRYSGTEALCRVMIEAESEPLMRHHANTIADAIRAELGV; via the coding sequence ATGAAGAAGCTCTTTGGAACCGACGGCATCCGTGGCGTTGCCGGTCAGCCACCCCTCGACGGCCCTACCGTCTACGCCATCGGCCTCGCCCTCGCGCACACGCTCAAAGCCACGACGCACTCCCCCCGCGTCCTGCTCGGCATGGACACCCGCGAATCCAGCGACTCCATCGCAGCTATCCTCACCGCCGGACTCACCGCCGGAGGAGCCACCGTCGAAAGCGCAGGCGTCATCACCACGCCAGCCATCGCCTTCCTCACCCACACCCATCGCTTCGCCACCGGCATCGTCATCTCGGCCTCGCACAATCCCTGGCAGGACAACGGCATCAAGCTCTTCGGCCCCGACGGCTTCAAGCTTCCCGACACCACCGAGCTCGCCATCGAAGACGAGATCTTCCGCCACCTCGAAACCGCTGCCGCACCCTCGAACTCAAATCCGCAAGCTCCACCAGTCAACGAAGCCGACCGCGCCGAATACATCCGCTTCCTCCTCGCTGCCGTTCCCGACCTCTCGCTCGACAACAAGCGCATCGTCGTCGACTGCGCCAACGGAGCCGCCTCTTCCGTCGCTCCTCAACTCTTTGCCGGACTCGGAGGCGAAGTCGTCATCACCCACGCCAGCCCCGACGGCTTCAACATCAACGAGTTCTGCGGAGCTCTCCACCCCGACGTCGTAGCCGCCGAAGTCGTCAACCAGAAGGCATCCATAGGCATCACCTTCGACGGCGACGCCGACCGTGCCCTCTTCGCCGACGAGAACGGCCGCGTCGTCAACGGCGACGCCGTCCTTCTGCTCGCCGCCCGCGACCTCCAACTCCGCGGCCTGCTCACCAACGACACCGTCGTCGCCACCACAATGTCCAACATGGGCCTCGAAGCCGCGCTCAAGCGCAGCGGCATCGCCATGCTCCGCGCCAACGTCGGCGACAAGTACGTCCTCGAGCAGATGCTCTCCACCGGAGCGGCGCTCGGCGGCGAACAGTCCGGCCACATCATCTTCAACGGCCGCAGCACCACCGGCGACGGCCTGCTCACCGCGCTACTTGTCCTCGATACCGTCCACCGCAGCGGCAAAACCCTCAGTGAGCTGGTCGCCGATCTCAAGGTCTTCCCCCAGGTCATCGTCAACGTCAAGGTCCGCGAAAAAAAGCCCCTCGAAGCCATTCCCACAGTGGCCGAAGCCATCCGCGCCGCCGAGCAGGAGCTTGCCGACTCCGGTCGCGTCGTCATCCGCTACAGCGGCACCGAAGCCCTCTGCCGCGTCATGATCGAAGCCGAATCCGAACCGCTCATGCGCCACCACGCCAACACCATCGCCGACGCCATCCGCGCCGAGCTTGGCGTCTGA
- a CDS encoding YciI family protein, with translation MRFMVIVKATAESEKEGALPDPQLLAEMGKYNEELIKAGIVLAMDGLQPSSKGARVKFSGKSRTVVDGPFAETKELIAGFWLWQVKSLEEAVEWVKRCPNPHGGDSEIEIRQVFEMEDFAPILSQEEIQYKVAKRAELPNQTSNK, from the coding sequence ATGCGATTCATGGTTATCGTCAAAGCAACCGCAGAGTCAGAAAAAGAAGGCGCCCTCCCCGATCCACAGCTCCTGGCCGAGATGGGCAAGTACAACGAAGAGCTCATCAAGGCCGGCATCGTGCTCGCCATGGATGGTCTCCAGCCCAGTTCCAAAGGCGCCCGCGTCAAATTCTCCGGCAAGTCTCGTACCGTCGTCGATGGCCCCTTCGCCGAAACCAAGGAGCTCATCGCCGGCTTCTGGCTCTGGCAGGTCAAATCGCTCGAAGAGGCCGTCGAGTGGGTCAAGCGTTGCCCTAACCCCCACGGCGGCGACTCCGAGATCGAAATCCGCCAGGTCTTTGAGATGGAGGACTTTGCACCCATCCTGTCCCAGGAGGAGATCCAGTACAAAGTAGCGAAACGGGCTGAGCTGCCGAATCAGACCTCCAACAAATAG
- a CDS encoding RNA polymerase sigma factor — MSATDPHPAAHHATHRTIEAVWRIESARVIAGLTRLTRDVGLAEDLAQEALLAALEQWPQTGVPENPGAWLTATAKRRAIDLFRRNTVAERKHQDLARDLATLEQTVPDLNSNLDDPIGDDLLRLVFISCHPVLSTESRAALTLRLLGGLTTPEIARAFLTPESTIAQRIVRAKRILADKHIPFEVPRGPELAARLASVLEVIYLLFNEGYSATAGDDLMRPALCEEALRLGRILAELTPNEPEVHGLVALMEIQTSRTRARIGPTGEPILLFEQNRAHWDLLLIQRGLAAIDRAHTIGKPRGPYLLQAELAACHARARTPEETDWPRIVSLYTDLAHLTPSPVIELNRAVAVSMVHGPQAALDLVEALATDPSLAHYHLLPSVRADLLLKLNRPAEARHHFEQAAALTQHPRERALLLNRAAACQTK; from the coding sequence GTGTCCGCTACCGATCCACATCCCGCCGCACATCACGCCACACACCGCACCATCGAAGCTGTCTGGCGCATCGAGTCCGCGCGCGTCATCGCAGGCCTCACGCGCCTCACCCGTGACGTTGGCTTGGCCGAAGACCTGGCACAGGAGGCGCTCCTCGCCGCACTCGAACAGTGGCCGCAAACCGGAGTACCCGAGAACCCCGGCGCATGGCTTACCGCTACCGCCAAACGCCGCGCCATCGATCTCTTCCGCCGCAACACCGTTGCCGAGCGCAAACACCAGGATCTCGCCCGCGACCTGGCCACGCTTGAGCAGACCGTGCCCGACCTCAACTCCAACCTCGACGACCCCATCGGCGATGACCTGCTCCGTCTCGTCTTCATCTCCTGCCACCCCGTCCTCTCCACCGAGTCCCGCGCCGCCCTCACCCTCCGTCTTCTCGGCGGCCTTACCACCCCCGAGATCGCCCGCGCCTTCCTCACCCCCGAATCCACCATCGCCCAGCGCATCGTCCGCGCCAAACGCATCCTCGCCGACAAACACATCCCCTTCGAAGTCCCCCGAGGCCCCGAGCTGGCCGCCCGCCTCGCCTCCGTCCTCGAGGTCATCTACCTCCTCTTCAACGAGGGCTACTCCGCAACCGCCGGCGACGACCTCATGCGCCCCGCCCTCTGCGAAGAAGCCCTCCGCCTCGGCCGCATCCTTGCCGAACTCACCCCCAACGAGCCTGAAGTCCACGGCCTTGTAGCCCTCATGGAGATCCAGACCTCCCGCACGCGGGCCCGCATTGGCCCCACCGGGGAACCCATCCTCCTGTTCGAACAAAACCGAGCTCACTGGGACCTTCTGCTCATCCAGCGAGGTCTCGCCGCCATCGACCGTGCCCACACGATCGGCAAACCCCGAGGCCCCTACCTCCTGCAAGCCGAGCTGGCCGCATGCCACGCCCGAGCCCGCACCCCCGAAGAGACCGACTGGCCCCGCATCGTGTCCCTCTACACCGACCTCGCCCACCTAACCCCATCCCCTGTCATCGAGCTTAACCGAGCTGTAGCCGTCTCCATGGTCCACGGCCCCCAGGCCGCCCTCGACCTCGTCGAAGCCCTCGCCACGGACCCATCCCTGGCCCACTACCACCTGCTCCCCAGCGTCCGCGCTGACCTCCTGCTCAAACTAAACCGCCCCGCCGAAGCCCGCCACCACTTCGAACAAGCCGCCGCGCTCACCCAACACCCCCGCGAACGCGCCCTCCTCCTAAACCGCGCCGCCGCCTGCCAAACCAAGTAA
- a CDS encoding MarR family winged helix-turn-helix transcriptional regulator produces METTAANERPAPKLESHLGYWLRRVSNAVSGTFARALQQKQTSVAEWVLLRELHERGQAAPGELADRLGLTRGAVSKIVDKLDAKGWVQTDAKEGDSRFRLLSVTRAGRRSLPVLATIADQNDARYFDCLSAREKNVLRKLLIKLADHNHIHDVPTE; encoded by the coding sequence ATGGAAACTACTGCAGCGAACGAAAGGCCTGCACCTAAGCTAGAGAGCCACCTGGGCTACTGGCTCAGACGCGTTTCGAATGCTGTTTCAGGCACGTTTGCCCGCGCCCTCCAGCAGAAGCAGACTTCGGTTGCGGAATGGGTGCTTCTGCGTGAGCTTCACGAGCGCGGACAGGCAGCACCAGGGGAGTTAGCCGACCGTCTGGGATTGACTCGTGGTGCAGTTTCTAAAATCGTCGACAAACTCGACGCCAAGGGCTGGGTTCAGACGGATGCAAAAGAGGGGGACAGCCGGTTCCGGCTCCTTTCCGTCACACGGGCGGGACGGCGCAGCCTGCCTGTGCTCGCTACGATTGCCGATCAAAACGATGCACGCTACTTCGATTGTCTGAGTGCAAGAGAGAAGAACGTTCTTCGGAAACTGCTGATCAAACTTGCAGATCACAACCACATCCACGATGTTCCGACCGAATAA
- a CDS encoding DUF1398 domain-containing protein, producing MQAAQAGRPRVDGFPYLAEVLRRAGVTRNIWSLPSCQSLYVTQEGSVVMQNSPLVNGAVDVPAFDEGALIKALRVDQAGESTFPEFLDTTWRAGVVRYDVDLEARTVAYQGCNGEEYIEAYPAVTLA from the coding sequence ATGCAAGCAGCACAAGCGGGCCGTCCCCGTGTGGATGGATTCCCCTATCTCGCCGAGGTTTTGCGGAGAGCTGGCGTCACTCGTAATATCTGGTCGCTCCCATCCTGCCAGAGCCTCTACGTGACGCAGGAAGGGTCAGTCGTCATGCAGAACTCACCTCTGGTCAACGGCGCCGTCGATGTACCGGCCTTTGATGAGGGGGCCTTAATCAAGGCGCTTCGCGTGGATCAGGCCGGTGAAAGTACATTCCCGGAGTTTCTGGATACCACCTGGCGAGCTGGGGTCGTGCGCTATGACGTAGACCTGGAAGCACGCACGGTGGCCTACCAGGGTTGCAATGGCGAGGAATACATTGAAGCCTATCCTGCAGTCACTCTCGCTTAA
- a CDS encoding DUF6790 family protein, with protein sequence MFQVIFTLIAVVGASIHLAVSPKRRSSGATIAGTYLLYLFFFYVGLMGVLTAYAHVFRPVETSASIGWSTSPYEYEVGMADLTVGILGVLCLKFRGNFWLATAIANAVWLLGDAIGHIRQMTLNNNHASNNSGIFLVTEIIMPLVILALTLYHRREGKVT encoded by the coding sequence ATGTTCCAAGTGATTTTTACACTCATCGCGGTTGTGGGAGCGTCGATTCACCTTGCAGTCTCACCCAAACGGCGGAGCAGCGGAGCAACAATTGCCGGAACATATCTGCTGTATCTGTTCTTCTTCTATGTTGGCCTGATGGGAGTGCTCACCGCCTATGCACACGTCTTCCGTCCGGTTGAGACATCGGCATCCATAGGATGGTCAACAAGCCCTTACGAATACGAAGTCGGGATGGCAGACCTGACGGTTGGCATTTTAGGCGTTTTGTGTCTGAAGTTTCGGGGCAACTTCTGGTTGGCGACAGCCATCGCAAACGCAGTCTGGTTGTTGGGCGATGCCATAGGGCACATTCGGCAGATGACACTTAACAACAATCACGCTTCTAACAACTCAGGCATCTTCCTGGTCACCGAAATCATCATGCCGCTCGTAATTCTGGCTTTAACTCTCTACCACCGTCGGGAGGGCAAAGTCACCTGA
- a CDS encoding acylphosphatase, which yields MVCHYLVKGRVQGVGFRWFVHREAAEIGLKGWVRNTDEGHVEIVAAGDTKDLAELKDALRKGSRGSRVDAVIEHELDESEGTNLGEFNIEGAW from the coding sequence ATGGTCTGTCACTACCTCGTCAAAGGCCGCGTGCAGGGCGTCGGTTTCCGCTGGTTCGTCCATCGCGAGGCCGCTGAGATCGGCCTCAAGGGCTGGGTGCGCAACACCGACGAAGGCCACGTCGAGATCGTCGCAGCAGGCGACACCAAAGATTTAGCGGAATTAAAAGATGCGCTCCGCAAAGGTTCACGCGGCAGCCGCGTCGATGCCGTCATCGAACACGAGCTCGACGAGAGCGAAGGTACAAATCTCGGAGAGTTCAACATTGAAGGAGCCTGGTAA
- a CDS encoding adenine phosphoribosyltransferase, translating to MSHNCEPLKELVRTVPDFPKPGILFYDITTLLKDKAGFAQLIDAFAAYYIGKDIDLVLGIEARGFIFGPALAYRLNAGFVPVRKPNKLPAKAARVTYDLEYGSDSLEIHLDAIQPGQRVVIVDDLLATGGTMQATVQLVRQLGGEIAGLGFAVELDFLKGREKFQEYDVLSLLHYDE from the coding sequence ATGTCCCATAACTGCGAACCATTGAAAGAACTTGTCCGCACCGTTCCCGACTTTCCCAAGCCGGGAATCCTCTTCTACGACATCACCACGCTGCTCAAGGACAAGGCAGGCTTTGCCCAGCTCATCGACGCCTTCGCTGCGTACTACATCGGCAAAGACATCGATCTGGTTCTCGGCATCGAGGCCCGCGGCTTCATCTTCGGCCCCGCGCTCGCCTACCGTCTCAACGCGGGCTTCGTCCCCGTACGCAAGCCCAACAAGCTGCCCGCAAAGGCTGCCCGCGTCACCTACGACCTCGAGTACGGCAGCGACTCCCTCGAAATCCACCTCGACGCCATCCAGCCCGGACAGCGCGTCGTCATCGTCGACGACCTGCTCGCCACCGGCGGCACGATGCAAGCTACCGTTCAGCTCGTCCGTCAGCTCGGCGGCGAGATCGCAGGCTTAGGCTTCGCCGTCGAGCTCGACTTCCTCAAGGGCCGCGAAAAGTTTCAGGAATACGACGTCCTCAGCCTCTTGCACTACGACGAATAG
- a CDS encoding energy transducer TonB, whose amino-acid sequence MTFSIGRYLVAGALLVSFGRLHAEDGAAISARLQSADATTALDDATLRPWHLKVSFQLFDAKGQPTEQGTLEEWWAGQDKDKRIFTSPSYTATEIQTKDGLYRSTGVGAAPEMLDTVREQVVHPMPSKDDEAGAKPELRQQNFGKVPLDCIMLSQPIKDAPFAPLGLFPTYCLDRDKDTLRASFDFGSLLIIRNSLGVFQTRTVATAITAKMNDVTVMSSHVEKLDTASLPDIDFMPATKLEKITNAVRVGSGVIAGQRLSSTPPHYPEGARARHATGTVVMRALISSDGHIYRLRLVSVPDPELAIAALAAVRQWTYKPYLLNGEPVTVDTTITVNFAISN is encoded by the coding sequence ATGACTTTCTCGATTGGCAGGTACTTGGTTGCAGGAGCGTTGCTGGTCTCTTTCGGAAGATTACACGCGGAAGATGGAGCAGCAATTTCTGCTCGACTGCAAAGTGCGGATGCTACAACCGCATTGGACGATGCGACACTACGGCCATGGCATCTGAAGGTAAGCTTCCAACTCTTTGATGCCAAGGGCCAGCCGACGGAACAAGGAACTCTAGAAGAGTGGTGGGCAGGCCAGGACAAAGATAAACGCATCTTCACCAGCCCTTCATACACGGCCACAGAGATTCAGACCAAGGATGGCCTTTATAGAAGTACCGGGGTCGGTGCAGCACCTGAAATGTTGGATACAGTACGCGAACAGGTTGTGCATCCCATGCCAAGCAAAGATGATGAAGCTGGTGCGAAACCCGAACTGCGCCAACAGAATTTCGGGAAGGTCCCACTCGACTGCATCATGTTGAGCCAGCCGATTAAAGATGCGCCATTTGCACCTCTCGGCCTCTTTCCGACCTATTGCCTTGATCGCGATAAAGATACACTGCGGGCGAGTTTTGACTTCGGCTCATTGCTGATTATTCGCAACAGTCTTGGTGTATTTCAAACGCGTACTGTCGCAACCGCGATCACTGCGAAGATGAACGATGTGACCGTCATGAGTTCACACGTTGAGAAGCTGGATACCGCCAGCCTCCCGGACATTGATTTTATGCCCGCAACCAAACTGGAAAAGATAACGAATGCCGTTCGTGTGGGTAGCGGAGTGATCGCAGGGCAACGATTAAGCAGTACGCCACCCCACTATCCCGAGGGAGCAAGGGCGCGACATGCAACTGGTACTGTTGTGATGCGTGCCTTGATAAGCAGCGACGGACACATTTACAGGTTGAGGTTAGTTTCGGTTCCAGATCCAGAATTGGCCATAGCTGCGCTGGCGGCTGTCCGTCAATGGACATATAAGCCATATCTTCTGAATGGTGAGCCCGTGACAGTAGACACCACAATTACAGTCAACTTTGCTATAAGCAACTAA
- a CDS encoding NAD(P)-dependent alcohol dehydrogenase, producing MKSHGYAAHDKKSPLVPFNFDRREPGPNDVVVEIAYSGICHSDIHQVRDEWNQSIYPMVPGHEIVGHVTAVGSAVTKFKKGDLAGVGVMVDSCRICENCKAEAQPYCVKGMVGTYNARDYKGELTFGGYANNIVVDEKYTHTISPKLNLAAVAPLLCAGITTYSPLRHWKAGKGKKVGVVGLGGLGHMGLKFAHSFGAHVVQFTTSESKIEDAKKLGADEVVISKDASAMAKHAGSFDFILDCVAAEHNLNDYLNLLRLDGTLCSVGLPEQPLSITPFAILANRRSLSGSMIGGMAETQDMLDYCAEHNIVSDIELTPIQNLPEAYERVVKGDVKYRFVIDMATLPAQ from the coding sequence ATGAAGTCGCATGGATACGCCGCACACGATAAGAAGTCGCCACTGGTTCCATTCAACTTCGACCGCAGAGAGCCTGGCCCGAACGATGTCGTCGTAGAGATCGCCTATTCCGGCATCTGCCACTCCGACATTCACCAGGTCCGCGACGAGTGGAACCAGTCCATCTATCCCATGGTTCCCGGCCACGAGATCGTCGGCCACGTCACCGCAGTCGGCTCGGCAGTGACCAAGTTCAAGAAGGGCGATCTGGCCGGCGTTGGCGTCATGGTCGACTCCTGTCGTATCTGCGAGAACTGCAAGGCCGAAGCGCAGCCCTACTGCGTCAAAGGCATGGTGGGAACCTACAACGCGCGCGACTACAAGGGCGAACTCACCTTTGGCGGCTACGCGAACAATATCGTCGTCGATGAGAAATACACACATACCATCTCGCCGAAGCTGAATCTTGCCGCCGTTGCGCCGCTGCTGTGCGCGGGCATCACGACCTACTCGCCCCTGCGCCACTGGAAAGCCGGTAAAGGTAAGAAGGTCGGCGTAGTCGGTCTCGGCGGTCTGGGACACATGGGCTTGAAGTTCGCCCACTCCTTCGGAGCGCACGTCGTCCAGTTCACAACGTCCGAGAGCAAGATCGAGGACGCAAAGAAGCTGGGAGCCGATGAAGTCGTCATCAGCAAAGATGCCAGTGCCATGGCAAAACATGCAGGCAGCTTCGACTTCATTTTGGATTGCGTCGCCGCCGAGCACAACCTGAATGACTATCTCAATCTTCTGCGGCTCGATGGCACGCTCTGCTCGGTCGGCCTGCCGGAGCAGCCACTGTCCATCACTCCCTTCGCCATTCTCGCCAATCGCCGTTCGCTCTCGGGATCAATGATCGGCGGCATGGCTGAGACGCAGGATATGCTGGACTATTGCGCCGAGCACAACATCGTCTCCGACATCGAGCTGACACCCATCCAGAATCTTCCGGAAGCCTACGAGCGCGTCGTCAAGGGCGATGTGAAGTACCGCTTCGTGATAGACATGGCAACGCTTCCCGCGCAATAA
- the efp gene encoding elongation factor P, with the protein MSIPATQMRPGMVIKYKDDLHSVFSVEHRTPGNLRAFIQAKLRNVRTGAMFTERFRSPDPIERVFVDEIKMEFLYNDGDDYYFMDESFEQTMLKRETLGDAVDYLLPNLTIGVSYHDGKAVGIELPLVVEMTVVETEPGIKSATASSVTKPAKLETGLVVQVPPFINEGEKIRVDTAEGAYMSRA; encoded by the coding sequence ATGTCGATTCCCGCCACGCAGATGCGACCGGGCATGGTTATCAAGTATAAAGACGACCTTCATTCGGTCTTCTCCGTCGAACACCGCACGCCGGGTAACCTTCGCGCCTTCATCCAGGCCAAGCTGCGTAACGTCCGCACCGGAGCGATGTTCACCGAGCGTTTCCGTTCGCCTGATCCCATCGAGCGCGTCTTCGTCGACGAGATCAAGATGGAGTTCCTTTACAACGATGGCGATGACTACTACTTCATGGACGAGAGCTTCGAGCAGACCATGCTGAAGCGCGAGACCCTGGGCGATGCGGTCGATTACCTGCTGCCCAACCTGACGATTGGCGTGAGCTACCACGATGGCAAGGCGGTCGGCATCGAGCTTCCGCTGGTGGTCGAGATGACCGTGGTGGAGACCGAGCCGGGCATCAAGTCGGCGACTGCGTCTTCCGTCACCAAGCCTGCCAAGCTGGAGACGGGACTTGTGGTGCAGGTGCCTCCGTTTATCAATGAAGGCGAAAAGATTCGCGTGGATACCGCTGAAGGCGCTTACATGAGCCGCGCGTAA
- a CDS encoding nuclease translates to MKMKLQLAILFAVLCGAAQAQQPIGDVAVQDATVAGELTVNNGRAVLVANTTVTAKDHTADVSLNRGGSIHVCATSGLHITAGKSATGPAPLMLSLDRGAIEVRMAATTSDVIMTPDLRFGIGSNGPLDLSLRVTSNGDTCVENRGASAPILTGADQFSESSYNLRPGQHVLFEHGSLKEVVDNESSPCGCPPAPAPGLSLADAAVKAGGTKQTVEAQHPFPAAISNGLAPVASVPQAPEGVVHAQVATTLSYDANGNAASPPLPSEAAEANTPATGSVSPSAAATESSAPTPQHHSDVGHWIGHFFKRLFGRG, encoded by the coding sequence GTGAAGATGAAGCTCCAGTTGGCGATTTTGTTCGCGGTACTTTGCGGAGCCGCACAGGCTCAGCAGCCTATTGGCGACGTGGCCGTGCAGGACGCCACTGTGGCAGGCGAGCTTACCGTCAACAATGGCCGCGCCGTTCTGGTCGCCAACACCACCGTTACTGCAAAAGACCACACCGCGGATGTCAGCTTGAATCGCGGCGGCTCGATCCATGTATGCGCCACCAGCGGCCTGCACATCACTGCCGGTAAGAGCGCGACAGGGCCAGCGCCGCTGATGCTGTCGCTCGATCGCGGTGCCATTGAAGTACGCATGGCAGCGACGACCAGCGATGTCATCATGACGCCTGACCTGCGTTTCGGAATCGGTAGCAACGGACCGCTTGACCTGAGTCTTCGCGTCACCAGCAACGGTGATACCTGCGTCGAGAATCGCGGCGCAAGCGCGCCGATTCTGACTGGCGCTGACCAGTTTAGCGAATCGAGCTATAACCTTCGTCCCGGCCAGCATGTTCTGTTCGAGCATGGCAGCCTGAAGGAAGTGGTGGACAACGAGAGCTCTCCCTGCGGCTGTCCTCCTGCTCCAGCGCCGGGACTCTCTTTGGCGGATGCAGCCGTGAAAGCTGGCGGCACAAAGCAGACGGTGGAGGCGCAACATCCTTTTCCCGCCGCCATCAGTAATGGACTCGCACCTGTGGCGTCGGTTCCGCAAGCCCCAGAGGGCGTAGTCCACGCGCAGGTCGCGACGACGTTGAGCTACGACGCCAATGGAAACGCAGCCAGCCCGCCGCTACCCAGCGAGGCGGCGGAGGCCAATACGCCAGCGACAGGTTCGGTATCACCGTCGGCAGCGGCTACAGAATCCTCGGCTCCAACACCGCAGCATCATTCGGACGTTGGCCACTGGATTGGCCACTTCTTTAAGCGGCTGTTTGGCCGCGGCTAA
- a CDS encoding aminodeoxychorismate/anthranilate synthase component II: MVFVLDNYDSFTYNLVQYMGELGAEMVIRRNDELTPAEVEALHPDHILISPGPCTPQDAGISIELIRHFARAKHRVPLLGVCLGHQAIGAAFGGNVVRAPKLMHGKTSEVEHDGKTIFKGIPSAMTCTRYHSLIVAEDGFPEELEVSARTADGETIMALRHRELPIEGVQFHPESVLTVHGKQIIQNFLKM; the protein is encoded by the coding sequence ATGGTCTTCGTGCTCGATAACTACGACTCTTTTACCTATAACCTAGTGCAGTACATGGGCGAACTCGGCGCAGAGATGGTGATTCGCCGCAACGACGAGTTGACCCCGGCCGAGGTCGAAGCTCTGCACCCGGACCACATCCTGATCTCGCCCGGGCCTTGCACACCGCAGGACGCGGGCATCAGCATCGAGCTGATCCGGCACTTTGCGAGGGCGAAGCATCGCGTTCCGCTGCTCGGTGTCTGCCTGGGTCATCAGGCCATTGGAGCAGCGTTTGGCGGCAATGTTGTGCGTGCTCCGAAGTTGATGCATGGCAAGACCAGCGAGGTGGAGCACGACGGCAAGACCATCTTCAAGGGCATTCCATCGGCGATGACCTGCACGCGCTATCACTCGCTGATCGTCGCCGAGGACGGCTTCCCAGAAGAGTTGGAGGTCTCCGCGCGGACTGCGGATGGCGAGACCATCATGGCGCTGCGGCATCGTGAGCTGCCCATTGAAGGCGTGCAGTTTCATCCCGAGAGTGTGCTGACCGTGCATGGCAAGCAGATCATCCAGAATTTCCTGAAGATGTAA